Genomic DNA from Magnolia sinica isolate HGM2019 chromosome 4, MsV1, whole genome shotgun sequence:
AATAGCTGCTCAAGCAAACAAattgcctttttctttttcttttttcaagttaCCTTTTCTTAAAGAAAGAACTGAGTAAGCGGCACAGATATGTTAGGATTAGGCCATCTTTAACACAGACTTTGACCCTATTCTTGGATGATTCCTTGTGTTCAGGGCAATCTTTTGACTCAGGCCTTGGCATCATCTTTGAGGGAGGTGGTGAAAAAAGCTAGATCATATTTCTCCTTCTTGATAATCAGGTTTGAGGTTGATAATCTCAGTGTTAAAGTGGGCCAAGGGAGAAGGTTTCATTCCTGGATCTATTGCCGGTGTATTCACAGACATTAGCGCGTTGTCTCGCAAGTTAAAGCATTCTGTTTACCCTTCTCGACAAAGTCGCAAATAATCCATTCCTCCATCTAGCGAATGCCAGGCTCTTTCTCTTAGTTAATTTTAATGTATATtgttattaaattatttttttaaaaagacagTAGATAGTAAATAGATTTTATGATCAAGtgtaaaataatctagaaaaaaagGGCAAAAGAATAAGTCAAGAGAATTGTAAAATTGTAAACACAAGGAAGATGGGCAAGCACGTTCAGATTCATGTAAAACAGTCCCCATGCTTCAGTAGACCATGCCACACCCCACCCACTTGCACAGGCAATCCGACGGCACCAAATTTGTGAGTTATGGGAAACACCCACATGGTACACCAGGTTAATGGCCCACTTGTAAGCTGAGGGATGTTCTCATCCTCAGGCAAtgaaggttttatttatttattttattttattttatttttatttttataaattatcaGCACAACACTTTAAGTCACCAAGGTAAAGTGAATTAAAAAAGGAGGTTTCACTTCAAAGCTCAAGGAAATACTGTGAATAGTATATTAGCATTAATATATCAACACCTTGCATAATATTGTTACATAAATTAGTGTATGATCCATAAGCTTTGTTGATCCACACGTATACACAGACCAGCCCCTCAGCAGTACGTGTGAGTGGTGCATCTAATTCATCCATCAGGTTGGCTTCGGTGGTAGAGATTCGTTGCCATAAAAATCAGCCTGGCCAACTCATCGGGTGCTAGTGtatgaaacagatggatggcaacAAAGACTTGTTTTATccatccttttcttcttttttcatactATGACCCACCGGATGAATGGAAACATTGGATCTatctgatggacagcttggatctcacaaaTGGGCGTCATCCTGGCATATTTGTGAGCATATAGATGGGCTGCAGTATACATGCACATGGGATTAGCAAAATTCTGCTCATGTAGTAACCAATAATGAATAAACATAACGTGCACCAGTTTAAATGTATTCATTAAAAACACTAAACTATATACACGTGAAAATATGTAACTGAATATAAACTGGTGAAAGGAACATGTGATGCACATGGAGGTAGTGTAGGTTTGTGGCCCTCACCATGGATGGGTTACAACTTGCAGACAAACAGCAACACTGGTTGGAATCCAAACTATTTGGCTCGTGGCACAACATACACAAATATAGAAGGAACTGGATACGGTAAACATCAACAATCAAAAGTCCACTGACTTGACACTTTAGGATCGTCCAACCAGTATCATTTTTGGGCCTAATCAATCAATAGAtggtcaaaacggatgaacaactCAGATCATGATAGACCATTAACGGATACGTGGATGAAAGGACAGAACAACAagtttcatttcttcttttaaaaTTAAGATAAGCTCATTTCAGCGGCCTAATAAAAGGAAGGATAATTGAGAGCTTAATCAATTCAATCTTTGAAATAGTGGGGACCCAGGGCTGACTTTGGtgcttagttgcaggatccttctaactaggtgccacACCTGCTTCGAATCCCCACTTCAGACTCCCACTCCCGCTTCCACTTCCTACCCATTTATACTTGTTTACAATTTGAAGGAGATGCTTCCCTGCCCCTGCACCTGAATTTGTTGCCGCTTTGcttcatgctttgtgcaactatacTTTGGTGGGTGCTCGCCACCATATCAAACGGTGGAAACTCATCTACCATACTTGTGGCATAAAGTTCATCAACCGAAACCAGAACCACTTATAATCAAACGACCTAACCACTCACTTTGTTGGGCACATAGTATTAAAAAACAGTTATGTAACGGCCATAAAGGCCATTGTGTAAAGGAAACTGGCACTCCTGTTATGCGATACAAGGGTGAATATATTTTTTAtggaaaacgaaaaaaaaaaaaagttttttttttttttttaatgaaagaaaTGAGCCGTATTGGCCAATACAGGCCGATACACCTGTATCAGCACTGTTATGGGGCTAATACGCCATTACAGGCTGACACTACAATAAACGAcccattttgaaaaaaacaaaaattattttcaaattttctctagGTTTCccacttctttattcattttaaCCATGAAAGAAGCTTAGAAAACTAAGTTTAAACTAGGGGTAAGACtgttttgaggatcaaaacagaAGATATGAATGGGATTGAATAACTAATGCAGAGTGGACCATTTTCGAAAATTTCAGAAGGGTTAAACTATCACTTGCTTTCATTTTACCAGCTTGGTTTTGTTGTATTTATATTAATAGACcgtaatccaccaaatcatgcttgacttgcattcaaTTAGGGCCCTTTTGGTCGACTTTAAGAAGATTAAGTTGGCACTGCCCAACAGACAgtattcttaccaaagaatggctcATTACACCATCAAATACAGGTACAGAATGAAAAACTAATCCATATTTGGGATCCTCgtatttttacaaattttaccaataattttttagatttttttctcaAAGGCAAAAAATTTCAGTCGTTACAGGACCATATTGACCGATACAGCCCCATATCGTATTGGCAAGCCCACCACCGCTACATGATACCTTGGTTAATTGTTGGGCATGAAATAGACCTATAAAAAGAATATGTTCGTGTTTACAACTTCCAACAGCATAAACAAAGGATCAGATAAATTAAGTTATGCACACAAAGTGCATCTCCATAGTATATGGAAATTTAATTCATTTTCTAATCGCTAATATGGAAATTAATTCATTTGCAAGATACTGTAGGCCAATAAGCTTGGTGGGAGCTCCCTACGAGATTCTTGGCGAAGTGTTAGCTACAAAGGTTTCATCAGCCTGTGTTAGCGCATGTCATCTCTAGAGCTCAAAGTACATTCGTTGTTGGAAGATAGATATTAGATAGCACATTGATAGTGTAGGAGTGCCTCAACGCAAGCATGGATGGTTTCATGGTGGACAAAGAGGGCTTCCAAATCTCCCATTTGCAACACTCTCCTCTTTTGTAATGCGGATGAAGCAAAGTTGACAATTTAAGAAAAATTATCCAATGTTTTAAGGTGGTTTGCTGAAAGTGAATATCGTTAAAAGCGAAATGTTGGGAGTTGGTATTTGAAacaatgtttgaaatattggtatcgcgttacgtatcgcatccttgggatacagatacatatcggttatcgcacgagatatatcgtttgtatcaagtAATTAATtgcactttttggaaaacatggggaaacattggggaaatggttgaattttacaatgaaacttcatggattgttaaaataaaccttaatacacacttttaaatcataacatataaaaaaaatgcacataataggtttccttaatatagggtcctaagttaagCATTATTTGACAaaactaatacaactatattcaaattgaatgcataacatttagagtgtatgtgctgattatttcatcaaacactcctaaatactttaaaatttttCTCAATCGACAACTGATTgaagaaaaattttgaaataataataatttaatatttaataatttgtattaaaaaatgatttttattttccaaaaattgacaaggacttaacaaatcagtagatcaacgctcacacatgcttgatttcatgtttggagtgcaacatcgcaaataatttgggagaaattggggaatttttttatttttccccaatttcccccaaATCAGACCAACTACACTCAAATATCGAAATTAGAGTGCatgcgatgatcatttcatcaaatactcctaaatacttcgaaattagtctcaattgacagctagttgaaggaaaatttcaaagaaataaaaaaaacatggagaacatgaagaataaatggatatcgaaatcaaagctccaactccatgatttttcatgcaaaacatgaagaaccaatggatttgtaaccatttgacattgatttaacataatttcagcAAAAAAGAGGGATCGgaatttgaaaatgctcaccagatcgaacatgtgggatatatcagcactacctgcgcgttttgtatcgcactggtgggatactagatatatcgtgggatgtatcagccgatatcgttgatatttaaaacattgatttctAATGAGGAAGTTGGGAAGCTAgcggagatgttaggttgcaaggTTGGAACATTCTCGTTGACTTATTTGGGGCTTCAATTATGTATAGGAAAGCCAGCAAAGCACTTGTGGGACAATGTGATGGAGAGTGTCGAAAGGAAGCTATCAAGATGGAAGAGCCAATACCTTTCCTTGGGGGAAGATTGACACTTATTAAGGCAGCCTTAAGGAACTTACTGCTATATTTTATGTCTTTGTTCAAGTGCCCAAAGCAAGTATTGGACAAGTTCGAAAGGTTACGGTGAGACTTTTATGGCAGGGTACCCAAGATAACCACAAGTTCCATTTGCCAAAGTAGGATGATATTTGCAAGCCGACAAGGGAAGGAGGTGCAGGTATTAAGAGGCTAGATATAATGAATCAAGCGTTGCTCAGAAAATGGCCATGGAGGTTCAGGACAAAAGAAGGCAACCTGTGGAAAGAGGTGATCACATTCAAGTACATGTGAAGGAGAGTAAGTGGTGGTGTAAGGACTCCTCCCTTTACTGGATATAGGCtctttggaaagaggaagtcaggTTCGAGGATCTGCTTTTGGGAAGATAGATGGGCAGGTGAAAGAATGACTTTGAGGACACTTTCTGTGGTTAGCATGCTTTTCCTAGATTCGAATATCACAGCATCCCAGTGCTACTCAGTGGCCTCTCCCGTCCAGGAGGAACCTATAGAACGAGGAGTTGGGCGAGTTGATCAACTTGTTGAACCATCTTCTAAGAGTTAGGCCCTCATCAGGTAAGAACGATGTGTTGGTTGGTCCATAGGAAGGTCGGGTCGATTTTCAGTTAGATCTTTGTATGGGTATCTCTGCGGCGCCCAATCTAAAAACCTTCACACCTCTTTTGTATGGCATAATGGGGGCTCCTCCAAAAGTTGCAGCACTGCCGTGGTTGGTGGGCCTGAAAAAGGTCCTCACTATCGACACTCTTCAGAAGAGGAATATGATAATAGCCAATGTTTGTATCTTGTGTATGCAAAATGAGGAGTCAGTCGaccatctcttcattcattgcccGTTTAGGCATGAAATGTGGCTGAGGTTTCTTTCAATTTTCAGTATGGGTGCCACATCGAGGTCGATTGGAGGTCTTTTTCTTGGTGAGCACAGGGACATGAGTGGGAGGAGGAGAAAGCAGCTCTGAAAATCAGCCTTCTTGGCCAAAATTTGGGCTTTTGTGGGGAGAGTGGAACAATAGATGCTTCCCCAATACAAGTACGAGGGCTATCGATGTTTATAGGAGGGCTAAATCTGatataataaattagtttcaAATATTAAGGGCAGCCTTAAAGATTACGATTTGTCGCCTCTTCTTGGGTGCTTTTGTAAATTGTGAGGCTTTTGCCTCTTCTTAATGAAATTTTAttggcattaaaaaaaaaagttctatGTTGGCaattaaatacatacatacatatatatatatatatatatatatatatatatatatatatatatatatatatatatataaaatctcatTTGCACATTAGTCTTTCCCAAAATACTTatactaaaaaaaagaaaaaaaagaagaagaaaaccttgtatttctctttaaattttaaaatggaAGATTAAGGgtactattgttttcccattcTAAATAAACTCTGTTTCATCATATCTTCATTTACAACACTTCACTCCATGACACAAAATGAAGACACAATTAAGACCAGACCAAGAGATTCATGTATCCGAAAATCTCATGCACAATTTGTAGTCAAAGGATTCTCTTCAACTCAATGCAACCAGATGGAAAGGAAAGAACAACAGTGGATAGAAAAGAAATAGAACAACGGCATTCTTTACTGGTTTTCATGGAGCATAAAACCCTCGATTTAGCCATTGcaggccattaaaaaaaaatctttattcGTAAAATGACCATATCTACTTCTAGACAATAGGCTTGTATAAATAGACCTTGCACCAAGGTACCCAAAAACACATAACGGGTGTTATGGCTGTCTTGCAACTGTAACGGTGGTCACCAGTACGTGTTATggggccataatggccattacagaaaaggaaaaaaaaaaggcccgtaGAGGCCCATTATGGTCGTAATAGTGACAACAGTGATTGTTATGGCTGTATCATGTGGATCACAAAAGTTAACAGGACAGCTTTAAAGCTTATAACCATAGATCAGTCAGCTGGTGGGTCCAACCCTGGCCCTATGAATATAACACATTTGACATATCCTGAATGCATCACCCCACTCTTCCCTTCCGCCCGTTCAAACACCACCTCAGTACCACCATCCTTCCAACTCTACCATTTCCATGCCAGTGACAGCACAACTCAATCTTAAGCATCTGTGCCCATTGGAGCTAAGACCATCAATGATTAGGGTCTTTTTAGGCATTGAAACCCCCTTTAACAGGCAGTTTTCTCATGGAAATTGTAGTCCATTCTAAAAGTTGTATTTCATCCTACATTGTCTGCAATCCAGCCAAGCCGTTGTTGCCGATCATTGCTATCACTGGCTCCTCGGCTGCCATGAATGTTTTGCAACCCTCTAAACTTGCTGCCACATCCTCTCAACAAAGCTCCCAGcaccaaaggatttcaatggttgagtgAGGCACTTTAGGAGAGAAATCTACCCTCTACTCTTTCCTATCGACAATAAATCCCCATCGGAGAGGTCACTTGATTGTTGATAACCCTTCATAATGCTGCATTGAAGGTTTTCTAGTTGACAGAaaacccccacagcagcagtaaTCCCCATAGCAGCAGTTTTGGGGTTTTCTGGTCGTTGAGAAAGCCCTCAAACAGGGACTTCTGCTAAGGAGTTTTTGGAAGGGCTGTCAATAGGCAGGGAATGGCTTGGCCTGgtgggcccagattttgaactggtcGATTCAGTCCTACACAAAATTCTGATTTGATAAGCCCAGGCTCATCCCATTGACAAGCGTAATTTTAGGGGCTTCAATGgatcaattaaaaaaagaaaaagaaaaaaagaaaaagaaaacaacaaaggaGATGTATGAGGAAATAAAAAATAGGTTTCCATCAAATAAGGATAAAGAAGCAGAAtagtaataaaaataacaaaaaaaatagaagGGATGGGTTTTATATAGTTCAGGGGTGGGTTGGGAGTGGATTGGGGGAAGGATAGAAAACAACCATGtgaacttttcattgatttaTGACAAGGGAAATTGTCCACACTAcgggcaaaaaaaaaataaaatgatagacTGCTAGTGAAATTGGGTAGATTAGCTTTCCCCATGTGTGTACATATCAGTGCCACATCTATGTGATATTGTGAGCCATAAGCCTGCGTAATAATCCAttgatatttttataaataacttattcTAATGATGACAAGTTTAGCTCTCGTCCAGCATTTTCTTGCACATAAATCAAAGGCCATGAACTTCCCAGATTTGCAAGAGAGTCAGTTTTTATATATTTGGAGGACTGGTGCTACATGAAGAGATTTTGCCCTATCCGGTTGAAGATTCGTTGAAAACTCATTTCATGTTGATGCATGTACAAATAGAAGGATGCGTCGATTTGTTGAGTACGCTTGTCTTGAAAAGTTCAGCGCATTTGTTACGTGTTTGGATCGTTTTTCATATTTAATCTTGGCATATccactattattattttttttgcaacAGCTGGTTCTCTTTCTTTTTACCTTTAACCAAGTTCTCTGATTCCGAAGATCATTTGAATTATGAGGTGCCACCATAGTCTGTTCCAGACCCCAGGTAAAAATGGAAGATTGATGTTCGGAGTCATAAAAGatttgccaatctaccattcaAAAGCCAACACCTGAGTGTTGGAAGGCTAATATAAAGATGATGATGAAAAGACGACAACGACATATTGAGAACAGAAAAAGTTCCACTAGTACAGGTTACCTTGTTTAAGAAGAAAATAAGTACAAAAGCAAGGCATTTCTACTAATCCAAGATTTGAATATAGCATACAAGCTAGCAACTGAGACTCTCCCTAGCTTTTAAAGAAGTGTGAACTTTTATACAAATCGTGAAACTCTAAATATCTCAGGAAATCATTACTCGcaatcctttttctttctttttttcttaactCGTGTCATTTTAAAGAAAGTTTTACCATACAAAATGAAGCATTTCAAAAGAACTCAACAAAAAATGTATAACAGCTCCCATGCATTCCCCccaaaacttcaagagatgcattGTGCATTTCAGTCCCATGCACTCCTGCTTTAAAAAAAACACCCCATGCACCATGGCATTGGTTTATAGATATCAACCAATGATTAGTCTAAACAACtctgatctttttcttttttaggacatccaaaactcagaagGCCGAAGGAGTCAGGCtccttatctttttctttttttttttttttttttccttaaccaAGAAATGGTTAAACAAAAAGACCAGTGAATTATCATAAATGAGAAGAATAGAATCTACCTTGCTTACTTCTCTAGATCTTGATTGCAAGATCCCACTGGAACTACGCTTGCACACTCATGATTGCTATCGCTTAAAGCATTCATCCCCTGCACCTTATGAACACAAAAATACACTAAACTTCGCGTAACTAGCAGATTGGTTAACTTTAGCTTCGCAACCTctcaaaaacaaaaccaaaatatacATATCATATTGAAAGCCAACAACATGCATACCTGTGTATTTGAAGGCTGCCCATAAATCCGGTTTGGCCTCGAGTTGAGATCAATCATTGTAGAGGCGATCTTGCCCGGATCCTCTGTGTTAGCGTCTAGCACTGGAACGGGAGAGACCCGGTGGTTTTGCGGTTTCTCATTCACTGTCAATTTAGGTAGCTGAGTCTGTTGCCTACTAAATTCAACTGGTTCTGTAGGTTGCAAGGCCTGCTCTTCCAAAGGAATAGATTTGTCCCCTGGAAACTATATTGAAACGAAACAGGTATTAGTTTTGTGAGGTCTCCTACAGGCAAGGATCCAACCCAATGCCCTCTAGAACAGAAACTAACCTCAACCCTCTGCCTCAACAGTAGATATCTTCCATGGGTTCTTTTACCTCCAACATGTACGGTCATGTCACAGTGCAAGCAAAGGGAACTCCCATCTATATCGCAGTAAAAGAATGCTACATCCAGTTTCCAAGAATAAAAATAAGTTCAATTCTTTCTTAAGTTTGAGGAAAAGGACCTTCatggcaaaaaaaaagaagaatgaatGCATACCTGGTGCATTTTCACATATGTCACAGCGGGAAACACCACTGGGGTCAGCAAGTCCTACTCGTACATGTCGGCTAGCAAGCTTGTTACACATGTGAACCTGCCACTCCAATTAGCAGAACTTAGTAAGTTCTAACTAATGGTTACTGCTGCTAAAAATGCTGATTGTTGGTGTAACTAAATAATGGGAGAAATTTTTTGCATTCAATAACTATAAGTTTATAACTGAGATGGTGGTTTTTGAGCCCCAGAAGCTACTCCACACATGTCACATGTTGCCAGCCAACCACGTGGATGGACATCTGATGGAATATAAGATGAGAGTGAGACCAACCATGCAGGTCACATGGTTCAAGAATATGCCACTCAATTAATCAAGTGGCTACATGTGGATGTCAAATGTGGACTGTAGGCAAatttttgaccgtccattttttttaaagggtggCCAATCTGATAAGTGATtaccctgatttttgtgccaggtcaTCTGCATTGTGGGTCCCAAGACATGCATAGATCAGATGTGCCACACACATCACCATTTGACATATGAGCCACCTGTGGAAGTGTGTGTGTGGCTAGCAAACATCTGAATAAGATACACCTCTCAAAGAATAAATATTTGTGAAACAAACATCTCCTTTAGACATTGTTAGATTAAAACAGAATTGTCTTCCTGACAAATTTTCCATTATAACCCCAACTTTGGATCTATGAACTTTTCAAATCAACAAAAAAGAAGGAAGCTGTTATTGCAAATTATAGCAAATAAATGAAAACATAGCATCAGCAAAACATAGCACCAGCAAAATCCTAATATCATTTTGTCTTGCGAATCCAAGACTATGAGAAACAAAACAGCCAACTTATTTGCATGAAGCTACTTCCAGCAATGTTTCAATATGCAGTTGATGTATATAATTAAAGTGCTTTTTATTTCTCAGCAGAAAATAGTTGGTTTTCTTGATGAAGCAGAAAAATGGGCAATCTCCAAACTGAAAAAGTCTCGGTTTGTATTGGGCAATATGCACTACAGAACATATTGGATGTATCAGcataaaattttagatcaatatagTTTCTTattgcaattttagtaacaattggAGTGAAAACAAGggattagttaagattgttgaccaagaagtttcccaaaatgaccactttcaatgCCTTGGAgaaattgagaaggatgttgcctgtAGAATTCAAGCTGAGCGGAAGCAGTGGAGatatgcctctagagttttatgtgatcgtcgtgTACTGTGCAAActgaaggggaaattttataggatggatATAAGACCACCGATGCTTTATGgggcagaatgttgggcagtcaagGAACAAAATGTTCATAAGATGAGTGCAGTTGAAATGAGCatgttgagatggataagtgGCAAGACAAGAATAGATAGAATTAGAAACATGCATTCGAGGAAAATTAGGAGTGGCACAAataagtaataagatgagggaaagtagaattAAATGATTCGGTCATGTGTAATGGAAACCAAGAACCGCTTCGGTTAgtagtgagttggtacaagttgaaggttctAAAAAGGCATGGAGAGGGCACAAAAGGATGcgaatggaggtagtaagaaaagacttgacccACGGTCTAACTGGAGGTATGCCCATTGACAGAGTGGAATGActtaacaggattcatgtagccaaccccaattaattggcataaggtttagatgacgatgatgatgatgaggatggtgTCATATTGCCAATGAAtgcaaaaagaaatataaatattGTTTTCCAAAATTAATGTACGGGCCAATATAATATATAATGGATGACATTTTCAACATTGAACAAACACAACATATAGAATTTGCACAAATAATAATACAAGAACTAAACAAAACTGCGAAGAAAATATTTAAATGCCACTTTCTGGGAATATCCATGGTTCCACCCCTCTTAAAGATTCATATTATGAACTGTATCAACAGTACAGATTGATTTTTGCTCAATAGGGTA
This window encodes:
- the LOC131243408 gene encoding B-box zinc finger protein 19 isoform X1; this translates as MRTICDVCESAPAILFCAADEAALCRPCDEKVHMCNKLASRHVRVGLADPSGVSRCDICENAPAFFYCDIDGSSLCLHCDMTVHVGGKRTHGRYLLLRQRVEFPGDKSIPLEEQALQPTEPVEFSRQQTQLPKLTVNEKPQNHRVSPVPVLDANTEDPGKIASTMIDLNSRPNRIYGQPSNTQVQGMNALSDSNHECASVVPVGSCNQDLEK
- the LOC131243408 gene encoding B-box zinc finger protein 19 isoform X2 — encoded protein: MRTICDVCESAPAILFCAADEAALCRPCDEKVHMCNKLASRHVRVGLADPSGVSRCDICENAPAFFYCDIDGSSLCLHCDMTVHVGGKRTHGRYLLLRQRVEFPGDKSIPLEEQALQPTEPVEFSRQQTQLPKLTVNEKPQNHRVSPVPVLDANTEDPGKIASTMIDLNSRPNRIYGQPSNTQGMNALSDSNHECASVVPVGSCNQDLEK
- the LOC131243408 gene encoding B-box zinc finger protein 19 isoform X3, whose amino-acid sequence is MRTICDVCESAPAILFCAADEAALCRPCDEKVHMCNKLASRHVRVGLADPSGVSRCDICENAPDGSSLCLHCDMTVHVGGKRTHGRYLLLRQRVEFPGDKSIPLEEQALQPTEPVEFSRQQTQLPKLTVNEKPQNHRVSPVPVLDANTEDPGKIASTMIDLNSRPNRIYGQPSNTQVQGMNALSDSNHECASVVPVGSCNQDLEK